In the genome of Deltaproteobacteria bacterium, the window TTAATAAAATCGGCTGCCGTCCCTGCCGCCGGAACGACTCCTATCTTAATTCGGGTGCCGCCCGAATACCATGTTATATTTCCCCTCATGCAAAATTCCTCCCTTGGCAAGCCAACCTTCCATTACGGCTGGGTGATCGTCTTCGCGGGGATGCTCTGCATCCTCGCCTGCCTCGGTTTCGGCCGCTTCGCCCTCGGGATGCTCCTCCCCTCGATGGCCGCGACGCTTCACCTGTCGTACTCCCAGATGGGGTTCATCAGCACGGCCAATTTCCTCGGGTACCTCGCCTCGGTTCTCGTGAGCGCCCACTGGGCGGGCCGGATCGGCTCCCGCAGGCTCATCTTCCTCGCTCTGCTGACCGTCGCCGTCTCCATGGCCCTGGTGAGCAGGGCGACCGGCTTCCTGTCGGTCCTCCTCCTCTACATGATCACCGGCATCGGGAGCGGCGCCACCAACGTCCCGGTGATGGGGCTGATCGCCGCCTGGTTTTCGAGCCGCAAGCGGGGGCGCGCCGCCGGCTTCATCGTGATCGGAAGCGGGTTCGCCATCATGATTGCCGGTCGCCTGATCCCGTTCCTCAACCGGTGGATCGGCCCCGAGGGGTGGCGGACCAGCTGGCTCATCCTCGCCGGCCTCGTGATGCTGATCGCCTTCGTCACCTTCGGCCTGCTTCGGGACGGCCCCGAGGAGAAGGGCCTAGCCCCCGTCGGCGCCGACGAATCCGCGGCCCCCGTCGACCCCGGCCCGGAGGTGGCCGAGGTGAACATCTACCGGAAGGGGATCATCTACTATCTCGGCGCGATCTATTTCCTGTTCGGCTACACCTACGTGATCTACGCCACCTTCATCGTCACGACGCTGGTCCGGGAGAGGGGGTTCTCGGAGAGCCTGGCGGGCAATTTCTGGATGTGGGTCGGCTTCCTGAGCCTGTTCTCGGGGCCCGTCTTCGGAACGCTGTCGGACCGGATCGGCCGGAAGGCGGGGCTGATGATCGTCTTTTCCCTGCAGGCGGCCTCTTACCTTCTCATCGCCACGAGACTGCCCGGGATGTTCCTTTACCTGTCGATCGGTTTTTTCGGCCTGGTGGCGTGGAGCATCCCCTCGATCATGGCCGCGGCCATCGGCGATTACGTCGGGCCGAAAAAGTCCGCGGCCGCCATCGGCTTCGTCACGTTCATCTTCGGGCTGGGGCAGATCTCGGGTCCCGCCGTCGCCGGGGTGCTGGCGGAACGGACCGGGTCCTTTTCCAGCTCCTTCTACATGGCCGCCGCGTTCGCCGGCGCCGCGATCGTCCTGAGCGGGTTCCTGCGGAAGCCGCAATCGGCCTGACGCCCTAAGTCCAAGGTATTCTCGGAAAGAGCGTCCGCGACCTGGCTGCAAATAATCCTATAAACGGCAGTTGAACTCGACTGTTGACCTGAAAGCGATGCATAATCGCGATATTCCACGATCTGGAGGA includes:
- a CDS encoding MFS transporter → MQNSSLGKPTFHYGWVIVFAGMLCILACLGFGRFALGMLLPSMAATLHLSYSQMGFISTANFLGYLASVLVSAHWAGRIGSRRLIFLALLTVAVSMALVSRATGFLSVLLLYMITGIGSGATNVPVMGLIAAWFSSRKRGRAAGFIVIGSGFAIMIAGRLIPFLNRWIGPEGWRTSWLILAGLVMLIAFVTFGLLRDGPEEKGLAPVGADESAAPVDPGPEVAEVNIYRKGIIYYLGAIYFLFGYTYVIYATFIVTTLVRERGFSESLAGNFWMWVGFLSLFSGPVFGTLSDRIGRKAGLMIVFSLQAASYLLIATRLPGMFLYLSIGFFGLVAWSIPSIMAAAIGDYVGPKKSAAAIGFVTFIFGLGQISGPAVAGVLAERTGSFSSSFYMAAAFAGAAIVLSGFLRKPQSA